The window CTGGCTGCAGCTGGCAATCCTCACATACGATTGTTTGATGTTAACTCAAATAGTCCTCAACCGGTTTGTCTTTTCAACTGATACACTTACTTcaaaggaaataattttttttatggttccAAACAATTTGTGTTCCTGATTTTGTGGCAGGTAATGAGCTATGATTCACATACCAATAATGTAATGGCAGTTGGGTTTCAATGTGATGGTAATTGGATGTATTCTGGTTCAGAGGATGGCACAGTTAAGATCTGGGATTTGAGGTGAAGTAGATTAACAATGTATAATGAAATAAGTTTGTAGTATGACTTATGTCCTTAAATTCTTTCTTGATAATCATTGCATATATGATAACAAGAATGCAGGGCACCGGGTTGTCAAAGGGAATATGAAAGTCGTGCAGCTGTAAACACTGTTGTGCTACACCCAAATCAGGTTATGTTTCACCATTTTTGGTGGTTATACAATTTATTCCTGGCTTATGAGTACATTAGTCATTAACACGTTATAACAAGTTAGAAGATGTaacaattaataacaataattaatgcATGAATCAAATTAGTAGCTTGGACTGAATTGGTCCAACAGCACACTGGTTTTagcttttcatattttattttacttcattTAACTAATTGCCACTTTGCATGAATCAGATTAGTAGCTTGGACTGAATTGGTCCAACAGCACACTGGTTTTagcttttcatattttattttacttcattTAACTAATTGCCACTTCTATGGGTTGATATAACTGTTGGtttattgattgatttttaGATCTGGAATATGACATACTTTCAATAATAAAagcttatttttgtttcattgcatTTCAGTTGAAGAATGGGTTATTGATGCTCTTTCTTCATTCACTATGGTTCCTTAATTTTTGCTATATCCAGAATAATCAGATTGCAGTTCTCATAGGTTTTTGCTTTGTGGTtttcattgatttttatttttctggtgATCCTACAGACTGAACTAATATCTGGTGACCAAAATGGCAACATTCGTGTGTGGGATTTGACAGCAAATTCATGCAGTTGCGAATTGGTATTagttatgacttttttttattgaatatggATATCACTGTAGAATCAcgattcaaaatattttttattcaagaaataaatccaaaataatatttactaaGAATGAACTGTCTAAATTAGTAGCCAGTTCTAACTCTCTAGGCATACACCTTGCAAAAGCACATGATGCTTTCTCTTTGACCTTCCACATGTACTCTAATATACATTCAATCACCATGCTTCACCAAAGGGTTCTTTCTGCACTAATTAAATGGCTTATaggtttttttatacttttgcctTTTGGAGAAATCCTTGTTCTTAGGTTGATAGTCTTATTTCCTAAGAATCAGTGCACCTCATTCTgtcctctctttttctctcaccttttgataaaaaaattatggatgaaACATTATTTGCAATATGTGGAAGAATGTAGGTTCCAGAGGTGGATACAGCTGTACGCTCTTTAACAGTAATGTGGGATGGGAGCTTGGTAGTTGCAGCAAATAATCATGGGACATGTTATGTGTGGCGCTTGTTGCGAGGGACTCAGGTTGtgccttcataaaaatattagaatgaGATTACCCGCATATCAAACTTTTCTTATTTGTCCCGGTGGATTATGTCTTTGTGCAGACAATGACAAACTTTGAGCCTCTTCACAAGCTGCAAGCACACAAGGGATACATTCTCAAATGTCTTTTATCACCCGAGTTCTGTGAACCCCACAGGTTATAAAGATTATGCtcatattttgcattttttttattcctcatCATCTTATTAAACCCAGACATCGCAAACGTCATGTTCAAGTGAACAGGGCAGTGGTTCAGCTATTGGAATTGTAAAACAATTGCAAATAAGGGTCATAGACTAAGGGTCTTATTTAGAAAAAACTGAAATATTGGCACTGAAATTTTTTTGTGATGAAAATGATGTGCTGAATTGAACATGAGCTCCTTCAACATAAATGTGTGAACATGCTCACGGCCTCACACACACATGCTATGTTGATGAGTATAACTGTATAAACTCTGGGAGACTATGACCCCTTTAACTGAAAATCTTCTCCTTTGTGCTTTTGTTCTACCATCAAGCAAATGCAGTGAAGCTCACATTTTGTTCCAAGTCATATCCATGGTCCATTGGCATGAAGCTGGACTTCACTGCACTGCTTATTCAATATGAGCTCCTTCAACATAAATGTGTGAACATGCTCACAGCCTCACACACACATGCTATGTTGATGAGTATAACTGTATAAACTCTGGGAGACTATGACCCCTTTAACTGAAAATCTTCTCCTTTGTGCTTTTGTTCTACAATCAAGCAAATGCAGTGAAGCTCACATTTTGTTCCAAGTCATATCCATGGTCCATTGGCATGAAGCTGGACTTCACTGCACTGCTTATTCAATAtggtttttttgtatttaaatccCTATACTTGTTTGAGCTGGCAACCTCAGTTTAAATTGGAAGCATCAAACATGTAATAGCACACCTGTCTGGTTCTCTAAAATTTATCCAAAACTGTTTGACTGGATGAGTGTCTCTAGGTATAAGCATTTTAATATATCTCTGTCCCCTTGAGTGGATAAGGGACCAATTCAGTGTTCCAGTCCCCAGTCATGATAATTTCACTGTCAATAAGTATTGATATGCCTCATTGCTTCTGTAAGATGTCAATATTTCTTTGTTGGTGTTATTCTTTTAGGTACTTGGCAACTGCATCTTCTGATCATACTGTCAAAATATGGAATGTTGATGGTTTTACCCTAGAAAAAACTCTCATAGGTAATTCATGAAGTCTTGTGATAATCAACTGCTTTCTCACTTCCTTCCTCATttcccaaaatttcattttccctAAGTGAGTTGGCTGTGCTTCACAGGTCACCAACGCTGGGTGTGGGACTGTGTCTTCTCTGTGGATGGTGCCTACCTTATTACAGGTACTAACTTAGTAATTTTTCAATATTCATCCACTTAGTTATTGGCATTCAGCTACcagatatataaaaaatttacattatcaCTCCTCAATATTCTTGACAGCAAACAGATCTGATCTTTAGAATTTATTAAATCATTGTTCCATCTATTTAAGCTGCATATTGTTATTGCAGCTTCCTCTGATACAACTGCAAGGCTCTGGTCTATGTCAACTGGTGAAGATATTAAAGTTTACCAAGGGCATCATAAAGCTACAATTTGCTGTGCCCTACACGATGGGGCTGAACCCGCAGCTTCCTGAGATAGTGGTCataaagttttttgttttttccatcAGATACatcttgttttgaaaataataatctgCCTCTCTCGGTCTTTGAAGTTTTCTATAGTTCTTTGACTGTCTGCACGTTTAGTCAATAAGTCTTTAATAGAACTGGAAATCCTAGTCGGGGATGAAAGATGGCTTTTGTCCTGTTATCAGGACCTCACAAAGGTGTTCATACCAACTTTAAAGACCTTTGCCTTGCAAAGGAGGGTATTCAAAGTCCAATCTACAAAGGATTCTATTCGAAGGAAGAAACCAAAAAAGCTCTTGAGCTAAACAaagacataaataaaataaaaaaggcccTCAAACCACAAAACACTACCATATTTATAAATACCGACCAAACCAAGGTCAACCACAAAACCAACAAAGATATAGTAAGTCCAACTATCCCCAAACCAATAAATGGCCTAAACCTAGAGAATTTCAAGAAGACACAGAGCCTATTGTTTAAGGTGCACAACAGCCAAATACATTCTGGGTCTCTACATAGGCGTGCATGTCTACTCTAACCAAAGATTTGTATGCACCAACAAAACTTCTTATTGGCAAGACAAAACCAACTGTCCATGCAAGATAAAATTTCTCTTTAGAAAAGTCAGATTAGACTTGGACCGACCAGTTTATGTCCTTTGGATATGAGGACCTAGCAATTTCTACAAAAAGCCTATTAGATCATGGATGTTtggaatcaatcttgattcctCCATCTGATAGATGGATTCAACCCCTCAATCAATGAGACTATAAACCTGATTCAGGCAGAAATGATGGACTACATTACCATCAAAATAACAACTTGCCCGAGCAGCTTTACTGTTCAGAATTACCCATGTCATGTTATGAGACTCTTACCTGAGGATCATAGAAACTATCTCTGTCTAGACTATCTCTATTATGAATACGAAATTTGAGATGTACATGGTAATACACAGTACCAATACAACCTCATGAGGGCATAAATACAAGGGTACCAATGGTTCTTGTAAGGATAAGACAAACGAGAGTTTGACTTAATAAGAGAAACTCACAATACAAAGCTTTTCCAGCCATCTTACAATGGGAAGTTCTTTATTCCTTTCCCGATTGATCACAACAATAAATTGGTTCAATTCttccaaaaaagaagagaaagacaaAGAAGTTTAAGAAGTCGTCATGGACAACAAACCCATCATTTTCCATCCACCGACCTCTCAATTGAAGATTCATCAAACATCTTCTATTCCAGAAATATCCTAGACGAAGAAGATGTTACTATCATAAAATCAACCAAGAATTGAAGACAGAAGCATTCTGCCAAAACAGCCAAAATTCAAGACGAGAATCTTTATTGTTGCATAGAATATGACATTGGGTCTATCCACAAAACTTTAGTTGTAAAAGTTGATAAAGTAAATGAAGTAACTTTACTGTTTTTGACCTAAGGGGCTTTTTGTctttttctatcaattttctttatataaaggGTTTTTGGGTTCAGGATCTTTGGGTTCAAATGTGGACACGCTGAAAAATACTAACCCATTAGTGAGAATTTGAGAGGAGAAAGTTTGTAACAGTAGTCTGTGTAATAATACCAAGTTTCTTTTTGgatcctcctcctcttcctttGTTGATTCCTCTAATAAATAAACTGTAAGTATGAGTTCTACTACGTCTGGCTAATCTTTTCGAAGACACTCTCAAGGGGCCTTAGTTATCTTTATTTAGAAAATGCGAATATGATCTagaattcaattattttattataaaccgtttttctttatttctttctgcTTTGTTTTTCGAAAACCTGGGATTGGTAAGCCTGCAAAGGTGTGCCCTTGATAGCTGTTTTTGAAAAACGATGAAAGTCCTTTGTGGTTAAGTTTGTGCTTGAAGGAAAATAAGATCAACTTAAGACCCAAAGAAGCTTGGGCTGGTAAGGATCTTCTACTcggcttaaaaaaaatatacaagatCCTTATCAGATTGGGTCTGCGTATTAAAGgacttaaatgaaattaattaagaagaaaaattagGGTTGAAAAGGGGATTTTAGTTGCCTATTGGTTCTAGTACTGCTTGAATTTGCTAATTGGGGCTCTGCTCTCTCTGTACTCTGAAACTTGGTATTCCTTATCTTTGAAGAGTTGAGAGAAGACAGGGAAGGGTTAATGGGTTTATATATTGGTTGGTTGGTTAAGGATTTTGAGGAAATGGAACATGACAACGAGTCTTGTGGGTGACGGAGATTCAGGGTGAATCCCACACCTAGCCccatcactctctctctttatcATTGCATACGGACATGAACATTAATTAttactgttattttttattgtatctATTAATGGCAGTATATTTTATTATGGAAGTCagcaaaaaaaagtattttataacGATAACTATCTCCAATATGATTGATTCACAACccacaaacaaaaaacacacaaaatatataattcaaaaacATATCAGAAAAACAAGGTTATTCAAACATACATGGACCAGTAGTTTAATATTGACACAAGATGTTTATTCCGCGGCACTCTTTTATGCAGGTACCATTTTCTATTAAAAGCCAAATTGATGATCACTTTTGGAaccttctttctctttctttcccttCTTCCCTAGCTTCTCAACCTTGTGTTTTTGGCTCTGAGGAGGTTGGTCATCAGTGAAATCAGAGATATCCAAATGCACACCAGGGTCATTGGCTTGGTAACTTCCACCAAACATGATGGAGTTGTTGATGGCCTGAAAGTTGCTGTTAACAAAGGTGCTCAATTCTTCAGACTCACCATGAGAAGTTTTGCCCGATTTTTCATCCAATTCGCTTCGCAGTGTTGCTCCATCATTGGTTCCTGTGAGGGTAATGATCCTCGTGTCATCTTCATGCTCTTTCTCCAAATGGTGGGTGGAGCCAGCTTTGTGAAAATCAGTTACACGGTGAGTGATGGCAGATACCATCTCCCTAATTTCCCTGTCCAAATGCTTGTGCTTGTCGCCTTCAGCAGGGGGAGATTGACTAGACTTGGCTGATGATTCAAAAGGCATGTTTGTGAGGTGTTTCAATGAAATTTTCcactaaataaaaaagtgtgtGTTGGTATTTGGTTGTGACTTGGGTTCAAAATATGAATGTGgggtgtattttatttataccaCTACAAGAGGTGAAGGAGTTATAGTTAAGTTCCTGTGCGAATAAATTAAAGTGGGTGGAATTACTTGAATGACAATAAGAGGATCAGAAGAAAAAGCTAAAGAAGGATTCGGGATTGCTTGACAATGGGTTAACTTGTTATGCTTATGCGATGGTTCTTATGTTTCTTTCTATCCTTACCATTTCCAAGGGAAAGAATCGGTGCATGTGCTTGGAGACTTAGTTATTAGAGTTAACCGAATTTTTGTTACCCAAATATCTTAGTTACTAGAGCATGAACACAGGAACAGAGAGGCCCAAATGTGATCTCTAACAGTATTAACGGTAGTTACTCCTATCAATCAAGGGGCAATTCAAAGACTCTTACTATTCTGCTAAAATGTAATACTACTATAAAAAATCTTGAACCACTTTTCATTGGATTAAGCCTAGCCTAAAATTGATTCAGCAGAAAGTTTCAatggatttttattttacttgctTCATGATCTACAACTTCAAGAAAGAAACAACATTGCTGTTATCCTTTGGGGAATTTTGAGAAGCAGAAATCAGAATGTCTAGGACAACATAGAATCCACTCCAGATATGGTAGTTTCCCTTGCATTCCATTTCTTCTATGAATGGCTCTTTGTTCGTGCCAGCAGCTCTTCAACGAGCCAAGTCCCCAACGAGCATTCAACCACCTGGTCTCCACCTCCTCATGGCTCCATCAAGTCCAACATGGATGCTGCAATTTTCAAGGATAAAAACTCTTTCGGTATTGGACTTTACTTGCACGATGAGTTTGGCTCTTTCATTAAGGCTCGAACACAGCTTATTCCAGGTATCCCACAACCGCAAGAAGCTGAGATTTCTTGCTCTTCATCAACAACTACAGCTCTCAAGTGTTGTTTTTGAGACAGATTGCAAGTTAATGAAGGACTCCTTTGAATCTGCCAGATTTGGACAGAATGTTTTATTGTCTAGGTGTAGATCATTTATTGCTAGTATTTCAAACTCTTATGTGAGTTTTATTAAGAGGCAAGTTAATTATGTTGTCCATAATTTAGCTAGGGCATCACAATTACATGCTAGCTCTCATGATTTCATTTGCATTCCAACATATGATTTtgttcttgttaaaaaaaaagcctaaccaaaaataaaagtcaaTCTCATGGCCATACAACAAAAACAAGGAGAACCCCAAAGAATCTTATAGCATGTTTCTTTCAAGAGGCCTTGTGtttacaatgataaaaaattggttgataagaaaattaatattttgtaggctaaaatagaatttttgtctttcttatttttctaagtacatgattttagttttcttattttttaattgaggtatttttccttacttttaaaaaattcatgattttaatctctttattttttaatttagacatTTTGTCTCCcgcttttacaaaatatatgattttagtcCCCTTGGTTAATTTTAAGCTTATTGGCTGTGtagtcctttaatttttttttaataaattaagcttgttagaattaaataattttaaaaaacatttatcatgttatgtaaataataacaaacacgtGTCAATTAAAGTTTATAATATATAGATGAACATTTGAAATTGatcataatgattaaaattatgattttttttaaaaagtgagagataaaatatctcaattaaaaaatgaactaaaatcataaactttttagaaatgaaaaataaaatgttttaattaaaaaataaagggagtaaaaatatgatttaaaaaaaaagaaaaaaattatattttaacctatTTTATATTGTAATAATCAATATCTTAATTTAGATCAGTCAAATGGTAAATCAATTTTCCAAT of the Glycine max cultivar Williams 82 chromosome 13, Glycine_max_v4.0, whole genome shotgun sequence genome contains:
- the LOC100812024 gene encoding target of rapamycin complex subunit LST8-1, translated to MSQPTVILATASYDHTIRFWEAKSGRCYRTIQYPDSQVNRLEITPDKHFLAAAGNPHIRLFDVNSNSPQPVMSYDSHTNNVMAVGFQCDGNWMYSGSEDGTVKIWDLRAPGCQREYESRAAVNTVVLHPNQTELISGDQNGNIRVWDLTANSCSCELVPEVDTAVRSLTVMWDGSLVVAANNHGTCYVWRLLRGTQTMTNFEPLHKLQAHKGYILKCLLSPEFCEPHRYLATASSDHTVKIWNVDGFTLEKTLIGHQRWVWDCVFSVDGAYLITASSDTTARLWSMSTGEDIKVYQGHHKATICCALHDGAEPAAS
- the LOC100779414 gene encoding uncharacterized protein, encoding MPFESSAKSSQSPPAEGDKHKHLDREIREMVSAITHRVTDFHKAGSTHHLEKEHEDDTRIITLTGTNDGATLRSELDEKSGKTSHGESEELSTFVNSNFQAINNSIMFGGSYQANDPGVHLDISDFTDDQPPQSQKHKVEKLGKKGKKEKEGSKSDHQFGF